The following are encoded together in the Arcticibacterium luteifluviistationis genome:
- a CDS encoding NUDIX hydrolase has protein sequence MNRNELIADLRQYVAFNEKEEAMREKLLAFVKEYENCFDRSLLIGHVTASCWVVNKSRTKVLLIHHAKLNKWLQPGGHCDGDENTYQVAEKELLEETGLVALKKDTTIFDVDVHTIPERKSVPEHKHYDIRYLFEVDENAPLIKNHETLGMKWLVMNDVPNLTSEESILRMKNKLELSPS, from the coding sequence ATGAATAGAAACGAGCTAATAGCTGATTTAAGGCAATATGTAGCTTTCAATGAAAAGGAAGAAGCAATGAGAGAAAAGTTGCTTGCTTTTGTGAAAGAATACGAAAACTGTTTTGACAGGTCATTACTGATTGGTCATGTTACTGCTTCCTGCTGGGTGGTAAACAAATCAAGAACTAAGGTGTTGCTAATTCATCACGCAAAGCTTAATAAATGGCTGCAGCCGGGCGGACATTGTGATGGTGATGAGAATACTTACCAAGTAGCCGAAAAAGAATTATTGGAAGAGACCGGCTTAGTAGCTTTGAAAAAGGACACCACCATTTTTGACGTTGATGTTCATACTATTCCTGAGCGGAAAAGTGTTCCAGAACATAAACACTATGATATTAGGTATCTGTTTGAGGTGGATGAGAATGCTCCATTAATTAAAAATCATGAAACACTCGGCATGAAATGGCTAGTCATGAATGATGTGCCAAACTTAACATCAGAAGAAAGTATCTTGAGAATGAAAAATAAGCTAGAACTTAGTCCATCATGA
- a CDS encoding DUF2911 domain-containing protein, giving the protein MKKSFLSFLLLASLSFATQAQVTPQPSPGASFSQTLGITKISVDYSRPGVKGRTIFGGLLKYGEVWRTGANAATKIKVSNDIKVNGQTLKAGEYAVLSFPGQQEWKVVFNTVTTTNQNDYDKSKDVLTVTVKPYKVDFTESFTIDISDVHEDMAKLNIYWEHTGISLQLGVNNEEAIISEVTTRNDEAAGAFQQAAEYMVNKNMDLGTALEYIDKSIMLSETFRNTWIKSVIQKQMGRNTDALKMALKAQSLGANDSVYQFYKEAVEEAIIELRASVPAKN; this is encoded by the coding sequence ATGAAAAAATCATTTCTGTCTTTCTTGCTTTTGGCTTCACTTTCGTTTGCCACGCAAGCTCAGGTTACACCTCAACCAAGTCCGGGGGCCAGTTTTTCTCAAACCTTAGGAATTACTAAAATAAGTGTAGACTATTCTAGACCTGGCGTAAAAGGCAGAACTATTTTTGGAGGACTTCTTAAGTACGGAGAAGTATGGAGAACTGGTGCTAATGCTGCCACTAAAATCAAAGTATCAAACGATATCAAAGTAAACGGTCAAACACTTAAAGCTGGTGAATACGCTGTTTTATCTTTTCCTGGTCAGCAAGAATGGAAGGTAGTTTTTAATACAGTAACCACTACCAATCAAAACGATTACGATAAAAGTAAAGATGTACTGACAGTGACAGTTAAGCCTTATAAAGTTGACTTTACCGAAAGTTTCACCATCGATATCTCAGATGTTCATGAAGACATGGCTAAGCTTAATATTTACTGGGAGCACACGGGTATAAGCTTACAATTAGGTGTTAATAATGAAGAGGCTATTATATCAGAGGTGACCACTAGAAATGACGAAGCCGCAGGTGCATTTCAACAGGCTGCCGAATACATGGTGAACAAAAACATGGATTTGGGTACTGCTTTAGAATACATTGATAAGTCAATCATGCTTTCTGAAACTTTCCGTAACACATGGATAAAATCTGTTATTCAGAAACAAATGGGAAGAAATACAGATGCACTTAAAATGGCTCTAAAAGCTCAAAGTTTAGGTGC